tgacaaaattttatgTTGCCAGATAACAGCCAAGCCCAATCTTCCTTATTTTTTGGGCTAGGGATCAGCAATGTAAAGTGTGGCAATGAAGCACGTCATAGGTagagattttttcttttgaataaaaGCTACATCTTAAAATCATAATGCACAAAGGTACACAAAAAGTACTATTAAACAAACACAAagataaataaacaattatatgctttaattaacataaataggGGGTGTTGTAAAAGCTCTCCATGTAAAACTGCAAACTTAAACATGTAAAAGCACACTTTGTTCttatagtataaaattttaacatttgtttaatcttttttttattctgaataTTTGTTTAATCTAAAAATCGAATGCTATTACTGTTACAATGGAGTTGGGGAAAATAAAAGGTATATCTCCTTGCCTTCAGCAATGGATGAAGACTGCCACCCTCAAGAGGTTGACCTTTAGCACTATAATTGTACTCCTTGAACTCAAGTTCCTTCCACTCAccactgacaaaaaaaaataaagtcagTCCATAAGATATGCAAATCCACAAAAAGTATTGTGCGCAAAGTAGACACTTGAAAACAGAGGTTATAATCCCCTTCACATTCAGTTTatgcaaaaaaatacctctGAAAATTATCACGAGTCAGATCAGTgacaaccttctttcttttgGGCGCATAATTAGGACCTCTTTTCAATGAGTAACCCTTCCACGTCCTAAATCACAAGATACCAAGAAGAATTTCAATAATGAAAGAATAGTAAAAAGTCAATAACAGCACATTCAGTATATCTGAAAAACTAACACAAccaagataaattattattactgtGGAACAATGAGCTTTCTCACTTTGAGTGCTTTGATCTCGTCTGAACCAATGTTCTGCATTTACAAAATTTCTAATGAGACATGAAAATTTCATAGGGAAAACTGCTAAAGAAAACGATAAACAAcccataaaaaattagaaaggagGAACTAAAAAGGTCAACAATAATAGCCCCTCCAAACAAATAAAGGACGGTTTTCACCTTCACATCATTCAGAGTAGAGTCCAGGTACACCTCATAACTAAAGTGATCTCAAATCAAATCCCCCCTTCCCACTTCCTGTAACAGTCTCATACGTTGAGTTGAGTCTGATGCTCTATATAAAACCTTGCTATTTTTCCAAAAGTATTATTTCAAACTCAAGTTCTACCTTGTGTGCAAATAGCCAAAACACTCCATTTAAAAAGTGGATGATACCAACTAACGAGACTACCCTGCTGTCTACCCAATGAATAATTTTACATAGCTTGGTATATCTCAACAATTCGCCTCCTCAATTATCATAAAAGTTCCTACTGTTCCTAAATGAATAGAACATAAGTGAAAACCCCCTCCCTgcccaagaaagaaaaaaaaaactcggtTTTTCTTCAAATTGCTTCCTCTCAATGTACCTAAGAAGTTTACTGACAAAATTATTCATATTAGTATACATACCAGCCCCTGTTGTATCTGAAGAAGAAGATCTTTGACCTTATCATCCACATGTTGGACCTGCAGCAAGAAACAAGCTCGTTAAAAATACTCCGTAAATCATGAAGTCATCATTCCCATCTCAAAGTACAGAGTCCATTTCCATTACACACAAAATGCCACCTCAACCAAAGTACTAAAAATCTAAAACCAACATGTACCTTTCTAGACATCAGCTGTTTCCCCATATCCACCCATTTGTTCTTCGCAGCCTGAGCACAACCTATCTTAAAGACAGAAGGATCCAGCTTTTTCTacaaccacaaaaagaaaaacgatcaaatttataatttgttaataaCACAACACGAATAAGTTGTAAAGAAGGGTGCGTGTAACAGTTAACACATGTAAACAACCTGAAGCTCTTCCTTAGAGATACCCTCTTGAGGAACGGCCAAAAAAAGTTGAACTTCAGGGGATCCTACAGTAGCATACGTTTTCCCTTCATCAGTGAGTACCCATGTTTCTCTCTTAATATCTTGCGCATCAACGTATCTGAAACCGTGCAAGCTCTTAATCACATTCACGATCTCGTTGTGGTCAATGCCGCATTCAGCTGCGAATTCACCCGAGTCTCTAATCTCATCGTTCTTCTCTAGGTATCCCAGAATTGCTTCTTCCGCCATTGCTTCGCCGCACAGCACAGTAGAAGACACAGCGTTTAGAAACAACTTCGGAATAAGATAGATACTAGATAGGTTCGCTAATATTGGGCCACATAACTTGGGTTGGGCCGGCCCAATaacaaaagaagagttagttagTGAGTTTTGTAGTGTAGGGTTTTAGTACTACCAAGTTTAGCGAGAGCGGGGGTTCAAGCATAATGGCTTCCGCGGTGAGGTTGGCTTCAAGGTCCTTCTTCGCTAATCGTTCTAGAAGCTTCGTCAAGAGCTCAACGACGCCGTTTGTCTTCTCTTCGTCTTCCGCATCACGCATCTCTCGTGCTTCGAGGTACAATGTGCTTCAGCTTCTCTAATTTGAACTACTCTTATCAATCTGCAACTCTGCATTGCGTTTTTGGGTTTAAGTCTGCGGATTTCGTGTTTGATAGGGTTCTGTCGGTTGTGATAAGCGTTGAGTCGTTGATGCCTCTTCACAGTGCTATTGCTAATGCTAGGCTCACCTCCAATATCGCCTTCGATTCCACCTGCTGGAGCTCGCTTTCTCGAGGTACCGCTTCTCCCGTTATTTTACTTGTAATTGTGTCACTAATGATAGAATGTGTGTTGAGTTATCTGTTTTGCGCAATACTCGTAATTAACAATGATCTTTTGGATGATAATTATGCTCTAGAATATACACACGCATGCTTGCGTAATTGctgtttttcttttaagtagatatttaaaattgatttaatacgCGAAGGACAGGTTCATAATGTGATAAGAATTTATGAAAGAGAATTTTGTTGAAAGTAATAATTGTAAttctgaaaaataaatgaatatgtcAGGGAAAAAGAAATTAACTCTCATTGCATGGAATTTGGAATCACCACTCCCACCATTTTTGCAGGCTATGGTGATTCCTAGTTTGTAGGGAATAAGTTTTTGCTAACAAACATGAGATTACACATTCTACGGAATTGCTGTTCTGCGTATTAAACCTATAATAAGAGCAAGTCTGGTGTGGGAAATCAAATCAAAGTTTGCAGAAAGGTTATgaaatctgagtttgaattaaATGTCCATTTATATTGTAGTATTTGATTCTGTCAGGGATGGAAATGCTGTCcctttgttttttgtatttGCCTATTTGGTACACAGGAATGGGGTACACATGAAATGGAATCATGATTATGAATTAttcatttgtttattaaatGGAAGGAGAACTGTCATATTTTTAATGAGACTTCTTTTGTACATCACTGGATTTGTGAAAAGATTTAGGCCTTTGGTAACTGGCATCTATTTGTTGTTACTCTTGACAGATATCTATTTGGTGCATTTGGTAATTTGCAAATGTTTTTATGAAGTAAAGAATAAGAATTATAGGCATTCGGTCTAAATGTTCAGACCCCAAATGAGATGTTCTTCCCAATTTCCAACACCATGTGTGAGATTCTGTGAAATTTAAGATTGCTATGTTTGtatgaaaataagaataattcAAAGCATTTAGGATAGCACTAGCAATAAGGACTAAAGGAGGTCTTGGCTATAGGAATAACTTAAGCTCCCATTATTGGATGACATTATAAATGTAGGGATACAAGATTCTGTGTTAATTTACATATTGGTGTAAAAATAAGCACATACCAAATTCCTCCTAATTGTAGTATCACACTATCAGATGAGTGCCCAGTGTGGTAATTACCTTCTTTATGCACATCCTGATAACTTCTTTTACTTTGTTGTATAGGACTTAAAAAAACATTGTGACAGGCCTGCTGGATCCattcaagatgaaagaaaaaattaaaaagaaagaatcaTAACTTTTCTTTTGTCTCGCCCTAGGATGGGAAAAGATCATCAAACATTTAAATTGTGGTCAGTTGTACTCTGATTCCCTCCAACTGCAGACTTGTATAATTGGATTTCCTCATTGCCTGAAAATAGATGACCAACATGCTCCCAATTGCTCTTTCTCAAAATCTTCTTGAATGGATTAACAATAAGATGTCAGCTTCCTTAAGGATGTTAAAATGATGTTTCGGGTATATCTGTTAGCGATCAAAGAGTGTATTTACTCCCTATTTTTCGTTGGGTCCTTGTTAAAGCGTCATATTCTGTCCGCTTTCCCCTCTCTTTATGTATGGTACGTTAATGGTATAATGGCATTGTATTCAACCATCGATTTAGCCCACAATGGGAAGTGAAAGTAATTTGAGAACGGAAAATTGTCATGTAATTGGTCTCGGACtgctaatatttaattataatatatcgtTATCTTATTGTTATaatactaaatttaaatttcaaaagtcGAAGATGTCTACTTGTGCCATGGTTTGTGCTTTCAAGTTTTTCACTGAGGACATAATGGATTATGGTCATTTTTCCCTCGATTTACATATTTCCAATGTTGAAATTTCTTTCTTCGTCATGTCTATGGggaggaaaataaaaattcctTGAAACTTATTTCCTGGATTTTTTACTCCCTCCTGCTGATTGTAATCCATATTTTTCCTTGATGTGTCCTAGACTTTGCAGTTCCTCGGTGACAGAGTCAAAGACTAAAGGATACCATCATATCAAATACTAGTTGGGTTGCATTAGAGTTAATGTT
Above is a window of Glycine soja cultivar W05 chromosome 12, ASM419377v2, whole genome shotgun sequence DNA encoding:
- the LOC114380567 gene encoding uncharacterized protein LOC114380567 isoform X2, which encodes MASAVRLASRSFFANRSRSFVKSSTTPFVFSSSSASRISRASRVLSVVISVESLMPLHSAIANARLTSNIAFDSTCWSSLSRDFAVPR
- the LOC114380567 gene encoding uncharacterized protein LOC114380567 isoform X1 translates to MASAVRLASRSFFANRSRSFVKSSTTPFVFSSSSASRISRASRVLSVVISVESLMPLHSAIANARLTSNIAFDSTCWSSLSRGLKKTL